Proteins encoded together in one Desulfobulbaceae bacterium window:
- a CDS encoding histidine triad nucleotide-binding protein → MSDNCLFCKIAAGEIPTDALYDDDDVMAFWDISPQAPKHFLVIPKRHIAGPSSLAQVDEALIGKVLRVGSDLAKENGSDQFRFVVNSGEEAGQTVFHFHLHVLGGRKMTWPPG, encoded by the coding sequence TGCAAAATTGCAGCTGGAGAAATTCCAACAGACGCCTTATATGATGATGATGATGTTATGGCCTTCTGGGATATCAGCCCCCAGGCCCCTAAACATTTTCTGGTCATCCCCAAACGGCATATCGCCGGACCATCATCACTTGCCCAAGTCGATGAAGCCCTGATCGGAAAAGTTTTGCGCGTTGGCTCTGATCTGGCCAAGGAGAATGGATCTGATCAATTTCGTTTTGTTGTCAATAGTGGTGAAGAGGCCGGACAAACTGTTTTTCATTTTCACCTCCATGTGCTTGGCGGTCGAAAAATGACCTGGCCGCCAGGGTGA
- the mobB gene encoding molybdopterin-guanine dinucleotide biosynthesis protein B — MLMPPVISLVGKSNSGKTTLLEKLLPQLIKHGFRVGVLKHHNHDFEFDIPGKDTWRHKQAGAKVVVLATPIGVGLVRDTDTELSINELVNQYYTDVDIVITEGYKKGPHPKIEVCRQANQKSPINSRDESWKAFVTDMELDTTLPVFDLNDSSALATFIISNFLPPKGTPNA; from the coding sequence TTGCTAATGCCTCCAGTCATTTCTTTAGTCGGCAAATCTAATAGTGGAAAAACGACACTTCTTGAAAAACTTCTTCCACAACTTATCAAACACGGTTTTCGCGTTGGTGTATTAAAACATCATAACCATGATTTTGAGTTCGATATCCCGGGGAAAGACACCTGGCGTCACAAGCAGGCCGGCGCCAAGGTCGTTGTTTTAGCCACCCCTATTGGTGTTGGCCTTGTCAGAGACACAGATACCGAGTTATCCATTAACGAACTTGTGAACCAATATTATACCGATGTCGATATCGTGATCACAGAAGGGTATAAAAAAGGACCGCACCCAAAAATAGAAGTATGCAGACAGGCCAACCAGAAATCACCCATAAATTCCCGAGATGAAAGCTGGAAGGCTTTTGTCACAGATATGGAGCTTGACACGACACTGCCTGTCTTTGATCTTAACGACTCTTCAGCTTTAGCAACTTTCATAATTTCAAATTTTTTACCGCCCAAAGGAACTCCAAATGCTTGA